One part of the Arachidicoccus terrestris genome encodes these proteins:
- a CDS encoding DUF4270 family protein, which yields MKYKKIWIIAALAIGTIAACTKDITTTLGKDFIPPIDGVNVKDTLIDVFAKTWGEDSASIPITSMNVLGNTVSSVFGHTQATINIQMQPAVDSFSFPVGKDSLTLDSVVLVLSTGGAVYGDSTQPLGFKVYEIDQNAAIGVNNNYPYRTTEQFARAGELTYNDAPVSVIPSMTNDSVKVFGDTTTNQLRLRLKNDFGNKLLKDYTFDHEYKTDSTFLLAFKGFQIVPENKGNALLPIILSGTNTKLAIYYTYINRDGSGKDTTVAYFRPSASSASSNYIQKDRTGTPLEGTLPMGDTTVSDPYLYFEATPGVYSRVKLPDLEKFPASLVYKAELILHGDNDQNDAAGNLLEPPNLFVAAFDSANHRRENLTGDVSPTTLSTGLSYYYATDASSISSLGSYPVKVPDPDQVVDSIYRYQLRITHYVQNVILGKTTNKPLDIYSPGSGDTLYAPSLGQYISIGTSTSSGSLLPLNYPSIGHIRVKGPANSTRKLQLHIVYSPIKE from the coding sequence GTGAAGTACAAAAAAATCTGGATCATAGCAGCTTTGGCAATCGGCACTATTGCCGCATGTACCAAAGACATTACCACTACGCTCGGAAAGGACTTTATCCCGCCAATTGATGGCGTGAATGTCAAAGACACTTTAATTGATGTCTTTGCTAAAACCTGGGGTGAAGATAGCGCTTCAATTCCCATTACTTCAATGAATGTGTTGGGCAATACGGTCAGTTCTGTTTTTGGGCATACACAGGCTACGATCAATATTCAGATGCAACCCGCTGTTGATTCTTTCAGTTTTCCCGTAGGTAAAGACAGCCTGACCCTGGATTCCGTTGTGCTGGTTTTAAGTACCGGAGGGGCAGTATATGGTGACTCTACCCAGCCACTGGGTTTTAAGGTGTATGAAATTGATCAGAATGCTGCCATTGGCGTAAATAATAATTATCCTTATCGTACGACAGAACAGTTTGCCCGCGCCGGTGAGCTTACTTATAACGATGCACCCGTCAGTGTTATCCCGAGTATGACAAATGACTCGGTTAAAGTATTCGGGGATACGACAACCAACCAACTTCGCCTGCGACTGAAAAATGACTTCGGCAACAAGTTGCTGAAGGACTATACTTTTGATCATGAATATAAGACTGACAGTACCTTCCTGTTGGCTTTCAAAGGTTTTCAGATCGTTCCGGAAAATAAAGGGAATGCATTATTGCCGATTATTCTAAGTGGTACCAATACCAAATTGGCCATTTATTATACGTATATTAATAGAGACGGTTCAGGAAAAGACACCACGGTCGCTTATTTCAGGCCTTCGGCCAGCTCCGCCAGTTCTAATTATATTCAAAAAGACAGAACGGGTACACCACTTGAGGGAACTTTGCCGATGGGGGATACCACTGTCAGCGACCCGTATCTTTATTTTGAGGCTACCCCGGGTGTTTATTCCCGCGTGAAACTGCCTGACCTTGAAAAATTCCCCGCATCTTTAGTGTATAAGGCAGAACTGATCCTGCATGGAGATAATGATCAAAATGATGCTGCGGGCAATCTTCTTGAACCACCAAACCTTTTTGTGGCTGCTTTTGATTCTGCGAATCATCGCAGAGAGAATTTGACAGGCGATGTTTCTCCGACGACGTTAAGCACAGGCCTGAGCTATTACTATGCGACGGATGCTTCCTCTATTAGCAGCTTAGGCAGTTACCCTGTCAAAGTGCCGGATCCGGATCAGGTAGTAGATTCTATCTACAGATACCAGCTTCGTATTACTCATTATGTACAAAATGTAATATTGGGTAAAACCACCAACAAACCGCTGGATATATACAGCCCTGGTAGTGGGGACACACTTTATGCACCTTCACTGGGCCAGTATATCAGTATTGGGACTTCCACCTCCAGTGGTTCGCTGTTGCCTCTCAACTATCCTTCAATAGGTCATATCCGGGTGAAAGGTCCCGCAAATTCTACGCGTAAATTACAATTGCATATTGTATATTCGCCAATCAAAGAGTAG
- a CDS encoding glycogen/starch synthase: protein MSNKKRILFISTEMSPYLELTEYAEIINKLAIKSNDSGLEVRCIMPRFGVINERRHRLHEVVRLSGINVSIDNDDFPLQIKVASLPNARLQVYFLDNDEFFKRKFVFHDENENWFDDNGLRSVFFCKGALETVKKFGWPPDIIHCSGWMSALIPLYIKTAYKKDPVFTNSKVLYSVGGQTFEDNFSKDFIKQAAINANVKSKDLEIFKTGDNMGMNRGGATFADGIIFASDNVDKKIVTEFSKAKGKKILPFKGWETDLTEYLELYNEIAP from the coding sequence ATGTCTAATAAAAAAAGAATTTTATTTATTTCTACAGAAATGTCGCCCTATTTAGAGCTGACAGAGTACGCAGAGATTATTAACAAACTAGCAATTAAAAGTAATGATTCAGGACTGGAAGTCCGCTGTATTATGCCGAGGTTCGGTGTAATCAACGAAAGGCGGCACCGTCTCCACGAGGTCGTCAGACTGTCCGGAATCAATGTCTCCATAGATAATGATGATTTTCCGCTACAGATAAAAGTAGCGTCCCTGCCCAACGCCAGACTACAGGTTTATTTTCTGGATAACGATGAATTCTTTAAACGGAAGTTCGTTTTTCATGATGAAAACGAAAACTGGTTCGACGATAATGGCCTTCGTTCTGTTTTCTTCTGTAAGGGGGCATTGGAAACTGTAAAGAAGTTCGGATGGCCTCCGGACATTATTCACTGCAGTGGCTGGATGAGTGCACTCATCCCTCTTTATATAAAAACAGCCTATAAGAAAGATCCTGTATTTACCAATAGTAAAGTTCTTTATTCCGTAGGGGGGCAAACATTTGAAGATAATTTTAGCAAAGATTTTATAAAGCAGGCTGCAATCAATGCCAACGTTAAATCGAAAGATCTGGAGATCTTTAAAACAGGCGACAATATGGGTATGAACCGTGGTGGGGCTACCTTTGCCGACGGTATTATTTTTGCCTCTGATAATGTTGATAAGAAAATTGTTACTGAGTTTTCGAAGGCAAAAGGCAAAAAAATCCTGCCATTTAAAGGCTGGGAGACTGATTTAACAGAGTATTTAGAATTGTATAACGAGATTGCGCCTTAA
- the panC gene encoding pantoate--beta-alanine ligase, producing the protein MIILKTVKDLTKQLEAYRDAGKTTGFVPTMGALHEGHLSLIREAKAKADITICSIFVNPTQFNDPEDFKKYPVTTGNDIELLLGENVDLLFLPSANEMYPKDLEKKVYPLGPLEMTLEGAHRPGHFQGVAQVIDRLVGIIQPTYMVMGQKDFQQVMIVRRLLALLKSKTALITGPTLREPSGLAKSSRNTRLTAQQLNQAAAIYQALLFGKETAGTIPIKELIQQMEQRLLKAGFAKVDYVAFYDPTNLSPLESYTKGTPAVILVAAFLGDVRLIDNITL; encoded by the coding sequence ATGATTATATTAAAAACAGTAAAGGACTTAACCAAGCAGCTGGAAGCCTACAGAGATGCCGGGAAAACCACTGGTTTCGTTCCGACCATGGGTGCCCTACATGAAGGGCATTTATCGCTGATCCGGGAGGCTAAAGCCAAAGCCGACATTACTATTTGCAGCATATTCGTTAACCCAACTCAGTTTAATGACCCCGAAGACTTCAAAAAATACCCCGTGACGACCGGTAATGATATTGAACTCTTGCTGGGAGAAAACGTAGATTTACTATTCCTGCCATCCGCTAACGAAATGTATCCTAAGGATTTAGAAAAAAAGGTGTATCCCCTGGGCCCGCTAGAGATGACACTGGAGGGGGCGCACCGGCCTGGCCATTTTCAGGGGGTGGCACAGGTAATCGACAGATTAGTTGGCATTATCCAACCCACGTATATGGTTATGGGGCAAAAAGATTTTCAGCAGGTGATGATTGTCAGACGTTTATTAGCACTTTTAAAATCCAAAACCGCTTTGATAACCGGCCCTACCCTGCGTGAACCGTCAGGTCTGGCTAAAAGCAGCCGCAATACCCGGCTGACCGCACAACAATTGAATCAGGCTGCTGCCATCTACCAGGCTTTATTATTTGGCAAAGAGACTGCCGGGACAATTCCCATTAAGGAGCTGATACAGCAAATGGAGCAAAGACTGTTGAAAGCGGGGTTTGCCAAAGTTGATTACGTGGCTTTTTATGATCCGACAAATCTCAGTCCTTTAGAAAGTTATACAAAGGGAACTCCGGCAGTTATTCTGGTCGCAGCTTTTTTGGGCGATGTCCGGCTGATTGACAATATTACATTATGA
- a CDS encoding MFS transporter — translation MLKKITDSVRKYFLEQKALTHKNYRLFMVGQSFSLIGTWIQRMAMIWLSYQLTGSAFLLGLVGFCEQIPIFILAPFAGVYADKWDKHKALCRIEAFAMIQALILGILTLTGTVNIYHIIVLSLCLGCINAFEVPMRQSFVVDMVDREKEVLPNAIALNSTVFNLSRLIGPSIAGILISSVGEGWCFMANALSYAIVLVSLLLMNIKKLPPVAATSAKVLTRLKEGIQYIKRKQIMRTLLLLLAIVSFSNASLRTLAPIFAQDVLHGDANTLGFLMSASGVGAICGALFLTKSKTTPLLQKIVSMTGILLGTGMILFAISKSLILSLIFIGIAGLAQMMHTACTNTLLQLHVADDKRGRVMSFYTVCLQGTMPFGSLVAGAIAGALSGPWAMAIMGLICLAATLIFRHEKHPEQPEDRQLSPA, via the coding sequence ATGCTCAAAAAAATAACCGATAGTGTCCGCAAATACTTTTTAGAACAAAAAGCATTAACGCACAAGAATTACAGGTTATTTATGGTAGGTCAGAGTTTTTCGTTGATCGGGACATGGATTCAGCGTATGGCGATGATCTGGCTTTCCTACCAGTTGACCGGGTCTGCTTTTTTATTGGGCTTGGTTGGCTTTTGTGAACAAATACCCATATTCATACTGGCCCCTTTCGCAGGTGTATACGCTGACAAGTGGGATAAACATAAGGCTCTTTGCCGCATCGAGGCATTTGCCATGATTCAGGCCCTGATATTAGGCATCCTCACGCTTACAGGCACCGTGAACATCTATCATATTATCGTACTAAGCCTCTGCCTTGGCTGCATCAATGCTTTTGAAGTGCCAATGCGGCAGTCCTTTGTTGTGGATATGGTAGATCGGGAAAAAGAGGTGCTACCCAATGCAATCGCTTTAAACTCTACCGTGTTTAATTTATCCAGATTAATCGGGCCTTCCATCGCTGGCATTCTGATCAGTTCAGTGGGTGAAGGCTGGTGTTTTATGGCCAATGCCCTTAGCTATGCCATCGTACTGGTTTCGCTGTTGCTGATGAATATAAAAAAACTTCCGCCTGTGGCAGCAACTTCTGCAAAAGTCCTGACCCGGTTAAAAGAAGGCATTCAATATATAAAAAGGAAGCAGATCATGCGGACCTTGCTTTTACTTTTAGCTATCGTCAGTTTTAGTAATGCTTCACTCAGAACGCTGGCGCCTATATTTGCCCAGGATGTTCTACACGGCGATGCCAATACACTCGGCTTTCTTATGAGTGCTTCGGGCGTAGGGGCGATCTGCGGTGCACTTTTCCTTACTAAATCCAAGACGACACCGTTATTACAGAAGATCGTGTCCATGACAGGTATTCTGTTGGGAACCGGGATGATTCTTTTTGCGATTTCTAAATCGCTGATATTATCTCTGATCTTTATCGGCATTGCCGGTCTGGCCCAGATGATGCATACGGCTTGCACAAATACCCTATTGCAACTACATGTGGCAGATGATAAAAGAGGCCGGGTAATGAGTTTTTATACCGTGTGCCTACAAGGAACAATGCCCTTTGGTAGTCTGGTCGCAGGCGCCATTGCAGGCGCCCTCAGCGGCCCATGGGCCATGGCAATCATGGGCCTGATCTGCCTGGCTGCGACATTAATTTTCCGCCATGAGAAACACCCTGAACAGCCAGAGGACAGGCAACTGTCGCCAGCTTAA
- the gldE gene encoding gliding motility-associated protein GldE, producing MINSTLINTLIQTVHMDAADSQMITIFGALLVVLFIFAFAVSGSQVAFFSFGIKDINLIKTKPQASYKRILDLLEHPQELLYALQIASWFIYLAIIFTSSYLIDHLIVTSIGFAGIFLIKTAIIFILIFLLGECLPKSYAAQESIRFAKDFGVLTEIVYYFFRRIGTWMLYSSNKLEAVIFKRDASSYYNVELDNAISLTHRDASEEEKRILQGVLKFNKVTVKQVMKARLDICGLDYELNFGQVIQRIKDVRFSRLPVYKGSLDQMVGMLHIKDVLPHLHENDNFDWHSLISNLYFVFEQKLAGELLEEFQQKHLRFAVVVDEFGGTSGIVTVQDIQEEIIGEIKDEHDNMETSYKKIDDYNYVFEGRTMINDVCRAMGIPSNTFDVVKGDSDSLAGLVLELAGEIPALGTMINCGDFNFSVEEISKNRLQKIRVMIDLDE from the coding sequence GTGATTAACTCCACATTGATCAATACGCTCATACAAACGGTGCACATGGATGCGGCGGACTCACAGATGATTACCATCTTCGGTGCATTACTGGTCGTGCTTTTTATATTTGCTTTTGCTGTGTCTGGTTCCCAGGTCGCTTTTTTCTCTTTCGGGATTAAGGATATCAACCTGATCAAGACCAAGCCCCAGGCTTCGTATAAACGTATTTTGGATTTACTGGAACATCCGCAGGAATTATTGTATGCTTTACAGATAGCCAGCTGGTTTATCTATCTGGCTATCATTTTCACTTCCAGCTATCTGATTGACCATTTGATTGTGACCAGTATTGGTTTTGCCGGGATATTCCTGATCAAGACGGCTATCATTTTTATACTGATCTTTTTACTGGGAGAGTGCCTTCCCAAATCCTATGCAGCACAGGAAAGTATCAGATTTGCCAAAGACTTTGGCGTATTGACAGAGATCGTCTATTATTTTTTCAGGAGAATCGGCACATGGATGCTCTATTCCTCCAATAAACTGGAAGCGGTGATCTTTAAAAGAGATGCAAGTTCTTATTATAATGTGGAATTAGACAACGCCATTAGTCTGACACACAGAGATGCCTCTGAAGAAGAGAAAAGGATTCTGCAGGGGGTATTAAAGTTCAATAAGGTCACCGTAAAGCAGGTTATGAAAGCCAGGTTAGATATCTGCGGCCTGGATTATGAACTGAACTTTGGCCAGGTAATTCAAAGAATCAAGGATGTCCGCTTTTCCAGATTACCCGTGTATAAGGGAAGTCTGGATCAGATGGTTGGGATGTTACATATAAAAGATGTGTTGCCGCATCTTCACGAAAACGACAATTTTGATTGGCATTCACTAATCAGTAATCTGTATTTTGTTTTTGAGCAAAAGCTCGCCGGTGAGTTATTAGAGGAATTTCAGCAAAAACACCTGCGGTTTGCAGTTGTTGTTGATGAGTTTGGGGGTACCAGTGGTATTGTCACTGTGCAGGATATCCAGGAAGAGATTATAGGAGAAATTAAGGATGAACATGATAATATGGAAACATCCTATAAGAAGATCGACGATTATAATTATGTTTTTGAAGGCCGTACCATGATCAATGATGTATGCCGGGCTATGGGTATTCCTTCCAATACTTTTGATGTTGTAAAGGGTGACAGCGATTCGCTGGCAGGCCTTGTTCTGGAGCTTGCAGGAGAAATTCCCGCCTTGGGAACCATGATCAACTGCGGTGACTTTAACTTTTCGGTCGAAGAAATCAGTAAGAACCGGCTCCAGAAAATCAGAGTCATGATTGATTTGGATGAGTAA
- a CDS encoding ExbD/TolR family protein, translated as MNIRRRFKERPEVYTGSLNDILFILLLFFLIVSTLANPNVIKVNNPKGQKDTKVKQNIVVSIDKDQHIYVGQNMVADYNQLDTILMAAVNKLHATVDTPSVVINADTVSYYGQVFRIMQSAKKAGARVVANVK; from the coding sequence ATGAATATAAGAAGAAGATTTAAAGAGCGCCCCGAAGTTTATACCGGCTCACTGAATGATATATTGTTTATCCTTTTGCTGTTCTTTTTGATCGTATCCACGCTGGCCAACCCTAATGTGATCAAGGTGAACAACCCCAAAGGTCAAAAAGATACTAAAGTGAAGCAAAATATTGTGGTTTCCATCGATAAGGATCAGCATATATATGTAGGCCAGAATATGGTCGCCGATTACAATCAGCTGGATACCATTCTCATGGCAGCGGTAAATAAACTTCATGCAACGGTTGATACCCCCTCGGTGGTCATAAACGCAGATACCGTTTCCTATTATGGTCAGGTGTTCAGGATTATGCAATCAGCCAAGAAAGCAGGCGCAAGGGTCGTGGCCAATGTAAAATAA
- a CDS encoding MotA/TolQ/ExbB proton channel family protein, whose protein sequence is MSVLLQIVADTTVQAAQTGQQAMEKISLWGLLGKGGVLMYPLYLLLILAIFMFFERFLAIRKASRIDANFMRVIRDNILSGNVQAARNLARTTDSPVARIIDKGLKRVGKPIDVIEKSMESVGRLELYNMEKNLNILSLIAGIAPMFGFLGTIVGMIELFFEINSTGNFELSVIAGGIYIKMITSGTGLVIGLIAYIMHNYLTTQVDKTANKMEIASTEFIDILQEPTR, encoded by the coding sequence ATGAGTGTTTTATTGCAGATTGTAGCAGATACCACCGTTCAGGCCGCTCAAACCGGCCAGCAGGCCATGGAGAAGATCTCGCTTTGGGGATTGCTGGGTAAGGGTGGGGTGCTGATGTACCCTTTGTATTTGCTCTTAATACTGGCTATTTTCATGTTCTTTGAACGTTTTTTGGCTATTCGCAAGGCATCCCGGATAGATGCCAATTTTATGCGGGTTATTCGCGATAATATTCTTTCGGGGAACGTACAAGCTGCCAGAAACCTGGCCCGTACAACAGACAGCCCGGTAGCCCGGATCATTGATAAAGGTCTTAAAAGAGTGGGTAAGCCTATCGACGTCATTGAAAAAAGCATGGAAAGTGTCGGTAGATTGGAACTTTATAATATGGAGAAAAACCTCAATATCCTGTCGCTTATCGCCGGTATTGCACCCATGTTCGGATTCCTGGGTACCATTGTGGGTATGATTGAACTCTTTTTTGAGATTAATAGTACGGGAAATTTTGAATTAAGCGTAATCGCAGGAGGTATTTATATTAAAATGATTACTTCCGGTACAGGTCTGGTGATTGGTCTTATTGCCTACATCATGCATAACTACCTCACGACACAGGTAGACAAGACGGCCAATAAGATGGAAATAGCCAGTACAGAATTCATTGATATATTACAGGAACCGACAAGATAA
- a CDS encoding LamG-like jellyroll fold domain-containing protein — protein MMRKLGFCMLVVTILGSACKKYADPPPYFEAYGEDSVVNQRKVLIININGLSGPQLKAAKLSNLEKLMETGKYSFAQLKNVNSTDAAVWTSLLTGVGFGKHQIYDSSFQYIPTGDVSEGEGSPTPYVPNVLNYVLQTKPGYKTALVSPWRNLVNTVQIADYPYLVNNDAAVKDSAVSLLRLTTMGVMFLDFNSVDLAGHAGKYDLSDAGFKAAVDKVDSYVGEVVKALQNRENIAAEDWLIMVTSARGGSAENPQLGFVIASNAKLKKEELKKVGFNTIHFKGSGTAGAIAHIPDDKGLYNFGADKDFTVQVQVNIPSSRNYPGFLGKNTPLDGSKLTGWFLMLENDHYNVEFGGTANGGSGKNQIAVNTPIVNGKWHTITFSVKMEDGKRTAYVYTDGVFATSKDITGNKSLNTDAPLAIGNVSDPGSGGADFHAADLEIFDIALDAETIANNIALKDITKHPEYAHLIGYWPIDEGGGGLVTNRAPKGYDMMMTGNFQWDGLGTDVPVSMVPDTNTGISVVPVTEDIVANMFYWLKVEPNSDWGLQGSHWLDKFEREIYQQ, from the coding sequence ATGATGAGAAAATTAGGATTTTGCATGCTGGTTGTTACAATCCTGGGCAGTGCCTGTAAGAAATATGCAGATCCGCCGCCTTATTTTGAGGCGTATGGCGAGGATAGTGTTGTTAATCAACGTAAAGTGCTGATCATTAATATTAATGGATTAAGTGGCCCCCAATTGAAAGCCGCTAAATTGTCCAACCTTGAAAAGTTGATGGAGACAGGTAAGTATTCATTTGCACAATTAAAAAACGTGAATAGTACGGATGCTGCGGTTTGGACAAGCCTTTTGACAGGCGTCGGGTTCGGCAAGCACCAGATTTATGACAGCAGCTTTCAATATATTCCAACCGGAGATGTCAGTGAGGGGGAAGGATCGCCAACACCTTATGTGCCAAATGTACTTAATTATGTCTTGCAGACGAAACCGGGATATAAAACGGCTCTTGTTTCTCCCTGGCGCAATCTGGTAAACACCGTCCAAATTGCAGACTATCCTTACCTGGTAAATAATGACGCGGCTGTAAAGGACTCTGCGGTTTCTCTATTACGGCTAACAACAATGGGCGTTATGTTTTTAGATTTTAATAGCGTTGACCTCGCCGGGCATGCAGGTAAGTATGACTTAAGTGATGCAGGATTTAAGGCGGCCGTAGACAAAGTTGACAGCTATGTGGGTGAGGTTGTAAAAGCACTCCAAAATCGTGAGAACATTGCGGCAGAAGACTGGCTGATTATGGTAACCTCTGCACGGGGCGGTAGTGCAGAGAATCCGCAATTGGGATTTGTTATTGCCTCCAATGCTAAACTGAAAAAGGAAGAACTCAAGAAAGTGGGCTTCAATACCATTCATTTTAAGGGATCAGGGACTGCGGGAGCTATTGCACATATACCGGATGATAAGGGACTATATAATTTTGGTGCAGATAAAGACTTTACAGTCCAGGTCCAGGTAAATATCCCCAGCAGTAGAAACTATCCTGGTTTTTTGGGTAAAAATACACCGTTGGATGGTAGTAAATTAACCGGATGGTTTTTAATGCTGGAAAATGATCATTATAATGTTGAATTTGGAGGTACGGCCAATGGCGGTAGCGGCAAGAACCAGATTGCAGTCAATACGCCGATTGTGAATGGCAAATGGCATACGATTACCTTTAGTGTAAAAATGGAAGATGGAAAACGTACGGCGTATGTATATACAGATGGTGTATTTGCGACCTCTAAGGATATCACAGGCAACAAAAGCCTGAATACGGATGCGCCGCTTGCCATTGGAAATGTATCTGATCCTGGCTCCGGAGGTGCTGATTTTCATGCAGCGGACCTGGAGATCTTTGATATTGCACTGGATGCAGAGACGATCGCTAATAACATTGCGTTGAAAGATATCACCAAACATCCAGAGTATGCCCACCTGATCGGTTACTGGCCCATTGACGAGGGGGGAGGAGGTCTGGTGACTAACAGAGCGCCAAAAGGATATGATATGATGATGACCGGGAATTTTCAATGGGACGGACTGGGAACTGATGTGCCGGTGTCGATGGTCCCTGACACAAACACGGGTATTTCAGTGGTTCCGGTAACTGAAGATATTGTAGCGAATATGTTTTATTGGTTAAAGGTAGAACCGAACAGTGACTGGGGGTTACAGGGGTCTCATTGGCTCGATAAGTTTGAAAGAGAGATCTACCAACAATAA
- a CDS encoding M60 family metallopeptidase yields the protein MKKIHALLGLLTVASMLVVSGCKKYGFDIKDGYGLDTLKEHITVDTSGSRPDFSMLSKARIFPGLVDAAEPRIKDYPVTLNLNYLNEAYNRLRISVIPQPIFGTGMYAAPGEPVIIDVPAGVKGLVCLIGMWTDDLSGTKDRRREPIIYSEKMLFPGRNYVRNLFGGNIYVVTNFPIKQPVTLNFTGACKSPDFVLGKTDAATWKKDIMDSKVPWFEFASGHVAFTLPRQKMVDYIMRHPDVDPIAELKAWDEIIEKDYNEWEGLSDTASDQRDKPINLPWRIVLDIQPVVGYGHSGFPVVAQDDNEWFSAAMLATDTVSIWGTLHEIGHNNQQGQYWSWSTLGETTNNLFSIKRAHRIGIKNISALHPALPGAVRDGLAYTSQPNEGKKFDTDPLVNSPFTRMVPFMQLFDKIKRWDGKQDGYGLMPYLYWRTRHAQRYSLTDLAKHDFLYEAVCEYTHLDYYKFFQAWGIALSAQSRSAMGDQFPDKVPTDIWNYNPLTKSGGDNVVDYTVPRTDWLVEFDSQETEGEDGAAINVLDGNVNTFWHSQWYQAQPPYPHYLLIDMTEKKQNLHGIYLTMRQNSSGTRPSHVEVWLGPDKDHLTKYTESDLASQNEQQAINFSSPQSFQVFKLVFTKGQTDASQFASMAEVNVF from the coding sequence ATGAAAAAAATACATGCTTTATTAGGTCTTCTGACGGTGGCAAGTATGCTGGTCGTTTCGGGCTGTAAGAAGTACGGATTTGACATAAAGGACGGATACGGCCTTGATACGTTGAAAGAGCATATTACGGTGGATACTTCCGGCAGCAGGCCAGATTTCAGTATGCTGTCTAAGGCCCGGATTTTTCCTGGTTTGGTAGACGCGGCAGAGCCAAGGATAAAGGACTACCCGGTTACTTTAAACCTTAATTATCTGAATGAAGCCTACAATCGTTTGCGGATCAGTGTCATCCCGCAACCTATATTTGGTACGGGAATGTATGCAGCGCCCGGAGAGCCTGTTATTATCGATGTGCCTGCCGGTGTAAAGGGATTGGTCTGCCTGATCGGGATGTGGACGGACGATCTTAGCGGCACCAAGGATAGGAGAAGGGAGCCGATCATTTATAGTGAGAAAATGCTGTTCCCCGGCAGAAATTATGTCCGCAATTTATTCGGAGGAAATATTTATGTTGTAACGAACTTTCCGATAAAGCAGCCCGTCACATTGAATTTCACCGGGGCGTGTAAGAGCCCGGACTTTGTGTTGGGCAAAACAGATGCAGCTACCTGGAAGAAAGATATCATGGACAGTAAAGTGCCGTGGTTTGAGTTTGCTTCCGGTCATGTGGCCTTTACCTTACCCCGCCAGAAAATGGTGGATTATATTATGAGACACCCGGATGTTGATCCGATTGCCGAATTGAAGGCATGGGATGAGATCATTGAAAAAGATTATAACGAATGGGAAGGCCTGTCTGATACCGCCTCCGACCAAAGGGATAAGCCTATTAATCTGCCCTGGAGAATTGTCTTGGATATCCAGCCTGTGGTAGGCTATGGGCATAGCGGTTTCCCTGTTGTGGCACAAGATGATAATGAATGGTTTAGTGCAGCGATGCTTGCAACAGACACTGTATCTATCTGGGGGACGCTTCATGAAATTGGTCATAATAATCAACAGGGACAATACTGGAGTTGGAGTACACTGGGGGAAACGACAAATAACCTGTTTTCAATCAAGCGCGCTCACCGAATCGGTATTAAAAATATCAGCGCCTTACATCCCGCATTACCAGGCGCTGTACGCGACGGCCTGGCATACACATCCCAGCCGAATGAAGGGAAAAAGTTTGATACTGATCCATTGGTGAATAGTCCCTTCACACGCATGGTGCCCTTTATGCAGTTATTTGATAAAATCAAGCGCTGGGACGGCAAACAGGACGGATATGGGCTGATGCCTTATTTATATTGGAGGACACGGCATGCCCAGCGTTATTCTTTGACAGATCTCGCAAAACATGATTTTCTATATGAGGCCGTCTGTGAATATACGCATCTTGATTATTATAAATTTTTCCAGGCTTGGGGGATAGCCCTCTCTGCGCAGTCCAGGTCCGCCATGGGCGACCAGTTCCCTGACAAAGTCCCGACAGATATATGGAACTACAATCCACTGACAAAAAGCGGAGGTGATAACGTAGTCGATTATACCGTGCCGAGGACGGACTGGTTGGTTGAATTTGATTCTCAGGAAACCGAAGGCGAAGATGGAGCGGCCATCAATGTACTGGATGGAAATGTCAATACCTTCTGGCATTCTCAGTGGTATCAGGCGCAACCTCCTTATCCGCATTATTTATTAATCGACATGACAGAGAAGAAACAAAATCTTCATGGGATTTACCTGACGATGAGGCAGAATAGTTCCGGAACCCGTCCATCGCATGTAGAAGTGTGGCTGGGACCGGACAAAGACCATCTGACGAAGTATACAGAATCAGACCTAGCCTCACAAAATGAACAGCAGGCCATCAATTTCAGTTCACCTCAGAGTTTTCAGGTCTTTAAACTGGTGTTCACCAAAGGGCAAACAGATGCATCCCAGTTTGCATCCATGGCTGAGGTAAATGTATTTTAG